TTCAGGATGGCCAACCGACACTCGAGATCGTTTGCCGACCCGTGTCGATGCGAATCCGCAGATAAGGAATCGAGTTTGAGAGGGCAAGGCGACAGAATGATTGGTCGCAGAACCGGGATGAAGCGGGGCGATATACCCGGAGGCCGTGCGGCCTCCGGGTTGTCTAAAATGGAACGTCGTCATCGGTGATGGGCTCGTCCACGACCGGCGGCTCATCACGGGAGACGGTGGAGTCGCCGTATTCGGCCGCGGCAGGTTCGGCCGCGGCGGCGGTGCGGCTCTCGAGGATGTTCATGTCGGAGATGACGATCTCCGTGGTGGACCGCTTGCCGCCGCTCTGGTCTTCCCACTGTCGGGTCTGAATGCGGCCCTCGACGTAAACCAGACGACCCTTCTTGAGGTACTGGTTGCAAATTTCCGCCAGCTTGCCCCAGGCGACGATGTTGTGCCACTCGACCCGGGACTGCTTGGTGCCGCTCTTATCCACCCAGACCTCGTCGGTGGCGACAGAAAACTTGGCGACGGTCTGTCCGTTCTGGGTGTACCGCAACTCGGGATCGCGTCCCAAGCGGCCGATCAACATGACCTTGTTCAGTCCTTTCATGACGATGCCTCCTGTCAGCGTTTTTTCGGTCGGGCAGGAGGGTCCACGCCGAGAATCTGCAGTTGCTGAATCGCGATGTTGGCCTCCGGGGAATCGGGGTATTTCAGGATCACATTTTTAAAAGCATCCACAGCGGCCGGATTGTTGTTCAAGGACAGGTGGGCCAGCCCACTTTTCAGCAAGGCGGCGGGGGCTTTGTCCCCTTTTGGAAACAGGCTGATCACCTGGCTGAACGCCTCTACCGCGTCCGTGTGGCGTCCCTGGTTGAAATAACAGTCGCCGATGTAATACTGGGCGTTGTCGGCGAGTTCGGACTCCTTGTAGTTCGCGAGAAAATCCAGAAAGCCCTGTACGGCCAATTCAAAATTGCCCTGGATGTAATCGTTATACGCCAGCGAATACAGTTGGTCGGCCGGCAGCGGGAGCTGCCTGCCGTCGGGCGTGGTTTCCGCCTTGGGCCGGCGGGATTTCATCTCCTCGAGCGATGCCTGGGTCGCCTCCAGACTGCGGGTCAGGTTGGCGATCTTGACGCTCTGGTCGTCGATCTTTGCGGCGAGTGCCCGGATTGTGTTGATCAGATCCTCGATGTTCTCGTCGCCGGCGCGGGACTGCTCTTCCTGGCGGCTGTTGAGCTGGTCGACGATGCGGATGACCGCGCTCATCTGGTTGATAAGTTGCTCCATCAGGGTCTTGGATACAGCGCCGCTCTCATCCACGCTTTTTTGCAGCATCCGGATCTGGTTCTGGACGGTCATGATGTCGTTTTGCAGGCGGATGTACTCCTCCTTCGCCCCGGCCGCGGCCAGGCCGGCCATCAGGAACAGCAGCACTCCCGCCGACAGGCATCGCTTCATTTGGGCCTCCTCACGGTTTGATCAAAACGAAGTGCGCCCGGCGGTTTTTGGCCCAGGCTTTCTCAGTGTGCGCGGGATCGAACGGGCGTTCTTCGCCATAGGAGATCGTCTTGATCCGGGTGGCACTCACCCCAAGCGACACCAGGTAATCACGGGCCGAGTTCGCGCGCTTATCGCCGAGTCCGAGGTTGTATTCCTCGGTGCCGCGCTCGTCGCAATGCCCTTCGATCATGATGCTGACCCGGGGCAGCCGGCGGAGGAGCACCTCCGCATTCTGGCGCAGGATGTCCCGGTACTCGGCGGTGACCTCGGCGCGATCAAATTCAAAGAAGATGTCCTGGACCTCGTTTTTGAAAATCTGCTCGACATTGAGCCCCTGATCGGTCTCATCCACCCGGGGCGTCTCGGTGGTAGTCGTGGTGGTGACCGGGGCGGGAGTGACCGTTACGCGTGACTGGGCGCTCACGGTGCCGCCGGCGCCTGTTGCCACCGCCACGTAGGTCGTTGAGGCTTTGGGTGAGACCACTGTCGATCCCTGGGGCGGGAACTGGCCCACGGTTTCGATCGTCACCCCCGTGGCGTTGGTGGCCGTCCAGTTCAGGGTGGTGGAAGCCCCCTCGGCTATGATCGGCGGCTGGGCAGTTAACGTGATGGTTGGCGCCGCCAACTGTTGCTGGCTTGGCGGCGGTGCTCCAACGGGAGTGCGCTTCTTGCAGCCCCCGCCGAGAAACAGCAGGATCGCGGCCGCGCCGACGACAAGAAGCCGTTTGTTCAGTTTCATTGCTCCCTCCAATCCTCATTCATATAAACGATCCAGTCGTGAAGTGTCCGAAAAAAATTAATTTTTCTGTGCGTACGACGACCAATCCGGATTGGAACAACCTTGCAGATTGGTGATTTGACGCAGCTCGCTGCCGTCGGCGAAGATCGTGTAGATCTCCGAGGTGCCCGAACGGTTGGATTGGAATACGATATGGCGGCCGTCGGGCGCCCATGATGGGTTCTCGTTGTCGCCATTGCCCTGGGTGAGCTGGAGGATCCGTTTGGTCGCCACCTCGGCGATGAAGAGGTCGAAATGCGCCATACGGGAAGGCTTCCAGGAAAAGACGATATAACGGCCGTCCGGCGACCAGTCGGGTGACGAGGCGTATCCGCTCTCCAGTGTGATGCAGGTCAGATCGGCGCCGAATGTGTCGCAGATGTGGATCTGTGGCACACCGCCACGGTTGGAAACAAAAGCCAGTTGCCGGCCCGTGGGGCTCCAGCAGGGACTGATGTCGATGCCGGGATGTTGGGTGATGTTGCGCAGGTTGCCGCCGTCCAGATCAGCGATGTAGATATCCGTGTCCGACGCATCGTTGAGCCGGGCGGCGAAGGCCAGTTGCTTGCCGTCGGGCGAAAAGGCCGGCGTGGTGAGCAGGCCGCCGCTCGGTGGAAACGCCTGGAGCTGACCGTTTGCGAGCGAGACCAGATAGAGCCGCGGCGTGCTTTCGTAGTAGGAAGTGAACGCGATCCATTCGTTCGATGGATTCCAGGCCGGCGTGACGTTGATGGAACCGTTCGACGTAATGGGTTGCAGATTGGCACCGTCGTAATCCGCCAGATAGATTTCCTTGCCGGTACGTGTCTTGCGCTCGAAAACGATCTGCGTGGAGGCGATGCCCTGGGAGGCGTTGGCAGACAAGAGGCTCACGATGTGGTCGGCGATCCGATGGGCGATGGCCCGGGTGTAGCGGGGAATGGTCCGGAACTGCTTGCCCAGCACCTGTTCCTGCGTCTTGAGATCAAAGACACGGCACTGGACCACCAGGTAGTTGCTCTCGATCCGGGCGTTGCCGATCACAATGAAGTCTACGCCTAGATTTTGATCCTGCCAGTCTTTGAACACCAGGTCTTCGGGTTCGTCGATCCGCTGGGCCGGGTAGAACGAGCGCGAAAGCAGCTTGAAAAATGCCGAATATTCCAAATCGTTCCATAGCGTTTCATTGACGATTTTCAAGTACTCGTCGACGGCGGGGTCCAGGTTGCCGCTTTTGGGTTGGAATTCAGGGAGCGCCAGCACGGTTGTCTTGGCCGGACGCGGCTTGATCACGATGGATGCGTCGTCAGCCTGCGCCAGGGGGAAGATCATGCAGCTCAGCGCCAGCAGCGGGAGTAGGCGAAAGCGCTTCATCACACTCCTCGAATCAAGGTGTCGGATGCTCGAATATGGCCACGAACCGAACGCGATTCCTTTGCATTCTATATTGAACGGGCAGGGGAGGCAAGGGGTCCGATGCCCGAACCGCCCGCAGCGCCGAACGTTCAAAGGCTTCCGGGCCAGTTGATTCAACGATCTGGATGTCCTCAATCCTCCCTTCGGGACTCACGGCAAATTGAATGAGAGTCCGGTGTTTTCCCGAGAACTGGATGCCCATGCGGGACTCCAGCCAGTTGCTGCCCACCCGCTGTTCCACCTGACGGGCGTACCAGGAGTCGTAGAAACCTTCGCCCGCTCCGCCGATGGAAACACCGTGACCGGTGCCCCCGTCCGGCCCGCCGGTGCCGGTGCCGCCGCGAACCCCCGGAGCGTGGTCGCCGGTGCTGACCGGTCCCGGTGGAGCGGGCGCTGCGGCAGCCGCTGGAGCGGCGGGCTTTTCGGTAGCGGACTTCCGATCCGGCCGGGTGGTTTTGAGGAAATCATCCGGGCGGTCAGTCTCCATGATCGACTCCGCGGGCTTTGCCGCCGGCGCGGCAACGGGTTCCGGAAGTGTGACCGGCGGTTTGAAGTACTCCTGCCCTGCCGGCAGACCTTCAACCAGGCCGACACCGATTGCGCGACTGCCTCCACCGCCGCCACCACCAAGAGTCAGCGTGGGGCCGTTGGGAGCGGCAAATTGCCATACCAGAATGACCGTGACCAACAAAAAATGCGACATGATCGAAGAGATGAGGAATTTGCGACGGTCTCCCTCGGAGACCAGAGACTGATAGTGGTAATGACGGTCATCGACGGTCATGGCTTGCGTTGTTGGATCATGGGTCGCGTAACGATCTGGATATTGGTGAAGGCGTGTTCGCGGAGCGTGTCCATCACCTTGACGACGACGGCGAACCGGACGTCACCGTCCGCCTGCAGATAGATCGGTTGATTGAGGTCCTGGCCGAGGCGCTGGCGCAGGGCCGGGCCCAGATCGTTGATGTGGATCTGGCGGGTCATGAAATACAAGTTGCTCCGCTCATCGATGGAGACGACATACTGCTGGTGCGGATTGAAATTCTTGACATGCCGCGTGCGGGGCAGGTTGACCTCGATGCCCGCCTGGATAATGGGTGCGGTGACCATAAAAATCACCAGCAGGACCAGCATGACATCCACCAGGGGGGTGACGTTGATCTCGGCCAACGACGTCATCGTCCGGCCATTGGGGTTTGTGAACGCCATGGCCAACTCCTCACGTGAAGTTGCGTTCCACCAGGTTGGTTAACTCGGTTGTAAAATCATCCAGCAGTGACGCCATATGCTTGATCCGGGAGAGAAAATGGTTGAAGAAAATCACTGCCGGGATCGCGGCGAACAGGCCGAAGGCGGTGGCGTACAGGGCTTCGGCGATGCCGGGCGCTACGGCCTGGATGGAGGTGGTCTCCAACTGGCCGAGACCGTGGAAGGCGTCGATGATACCCACCACGGTCCCGAACAGGCCGATGAACGGAGTGACCGAGCCGGTGGTCGCCAGCCAGTTCAGGGAACGCTCCAGATGGGTGAGCTCCACGGCGGAGGCCTTCCGCAGCGTCCGCTCGACGTTGGAGATACTCTTGATGTGCAGCGTCGGGGCGGCATCGCCGTCGGGTGCATGCCGGGCGGTGAGTTGAGCGTTGAGTTCGCTATAACCGGCCAGGAAGACGCCCGTCAGCGGGCTGTTCTTGAAATCGCTGCTCCGTTTGTAAATTTCGGATAGCTTGCTGCTTTCATGGAAAAGCTGCAGAAAACTGAGGGATTGGCGTTCCACTTTGCGGAAGAGCACCAGCTTCTGGAAAATGATGGCCCAGGAAAAAATTGAAAAGATCAGCAGCAGCAGGAAGACGCCTTGGGCCACGATCCCAGCGCTGCGGATGAGCTCGAAAATCCCGCCTGAGAACCCGCCTGAAGCTGCGGTGGCTATGAACAGAAACAATGCCTATCTCCTTAAAAAAAATAAGGTTATTCATTATCATGGAACCACTATCAAGTCAAACGATTCTTTTGTTATAATGCCCTACCAACCAGATGATTCGTCTGGAGAAAAGGACGGTTACTGTGCTCCGCTATCTGCACATCCGGAATATCGCCACGATCGAGGATCTCGAGATCGAATTCGGCCCCGGCCTCAACGTGATCACTGGGGAGACGGGTTCCGGGAAATCGATCCTGATCGACGCTGTGGGGCTCCTGGCCGGTGCCCGAGGCTCAGTGGATCTCATCCGCAGCGGTGAGAACCGGGCCATGGTGGAAGGTGTCTTTGACCTGCCTGAGGGCAGTCCCGTCTGGCCGCTGTTGGCGGCCGAGGGCATCGAACGGGACGATCTCGAAGATGGCCTCCAGGTTCGGCGGGAACTGGCGGCCGGCAGCAGCGGACGCGTTCAGGTGGCCGGTCGACTCGTCGCCACGGCGTTCCGGCGGCGCCTGGGTGATGAGCTGCTGGAGATCCACGGCCAGCACGATTGCCGCCTGCTGCTGCAGCCCCGCTACCACCTCCAGCTGCTCGACAATTACCATGATCAGCGGAACATGCTGCGAACGGTTCAGGAGCTGGCGCGCCGGATCGCCGCGACTCGCGCCGAGTTAGACCGGTTGGTTCATGACGAGCAGACCCGGCTGCAGCGGTTGGATCTGCTGGACTTTCAGGCGGCGGAGATTGACGCCGTCCATCCGGTTCAAGGCGAGGAAACTCAGCTCAATGACGAGCGGCGGATTCTCGTCAACGCGGAGAAGCTGTTCCAGCTTTCCACCGAGACCCACGACTTGCTCTATGAGAACGAGGGAGCGGTCTTGCGCCAGCTGGGCCGGCTGTTCCACCGACACCAGGAGATGGCCGCCATCGATCCGCGCCTGGCCCGAACCGCCGAGACTCTTCAAAACGTGATCTTCCAACTCGAGGACGCCGCATTCACCGCCCGTGACCATGCGGCCACCGTCGAGTACAACGAGAACCGGCTGAATGAGATCGAATCCCGGTTGATGCAGTTGGACCGGCTCAAGCGCAAATATGGGCCGACCATCGAGGCCGTCCTGGAATACAATCAGAATGTCCTGGCGGAACGCGAGCGGTTGCGCGATTCGGATGCGCGCACGACCCGGCTGCAGCAGGAGGTGGGCGAACTGATGGGGCAGTACCGGCAAGCCGCCGACGCCCTGAGCCAGGCACGCCAGAAGGCCGCCCGGAGCGTGGAACGGGAGATGAAAAAGCATCTCGACGAGCTCGACATGAAAGGGACGCGGTTCCAGGTACGCATCCTGCCGATCGAGGCGGGGGATACGCCGCCCACCACCGGTCTGGACGATGTGGAATTCCTCGCCAGCCCCAACGTCGGTGAAGAGCTGCGACCGCTGCACAAGATCGCGTCCGGAGGAGAGCTTTCGCGGCTGGCTCTGGCCATCAAATTGATCCTGCGTTCGGAGCCCGACGCGGTGCTCATCTTCGACGAGATCGACGCCGGCATCGGCGGCGGCACCACCGAGGTCGTCGGCCGAAAGCTGAGCCGGGTGGCCGCGAGCAATCAGTGCTTCTGTGTCACCCACTCGCCCCACATCGCGGCCCAAGCCGATCACCATCTCCGGGTGGAGAAGTCGGTCGCCGGCGGACGCACCTTCACCGCCATCCAACGGCTCAACCAGGCGGAAAAAATTGACGAACTGGCCCGGATGCTGGGCGGCGTCCAGATCACCGAGATCACCCGCAAACATGCCCGGCAGCTCCTGGGCAGAGCGTGAATCCGCCGTCCGCCAGGCTTGCCCATGACTGAGAGCAAAACATTTTTCATCCGCACATTCGGTTGCCAGATGAACGTACTCGACTCGGAAAAAGCCGCCGGCCTGCTTGTCTCCGCCGGATGGCGGAAGGCCGCCCGGCCGCAGGACGCCGACCTCATTCTCTTCAACACCTGCTGTGTTCGGGAAAAGCCGGTGCAGAAAGTGTTCTCTTATCTCGGGCAGACGCTGGCGCTCAAGGGGCAGCGCCCGGGTCTGCGGGTGGGCGTCCTGGGTTGCGTGGCGCAACAGCAGGGGTTGGAGATGATGAACCAGTTTGACGGGCTGGACCTGGTTCTCGGCACACGCAAGATCCACCGACTGATCCGCCACCTGGATGACCTGGACGCCGGCCGGATCGCGCGATGTGTGGATGTGGACATGGATGACGATCCCTTGCCCGTCGAGATGGATACGATTCTGCGTGAGACGTCGTTTCGGGCGTTTGTGACCATCATGGAGGGGTGCGACAATTTTTGCGCCTACTGCGTGGTGCCGCACACCCGGGGGCGGGAACGGAGCCGCCCATCCGATCGGATCCTCGCTGAAATCCATCACCTCGTGGCCGACGGGGCGGTGGAGATCATGCTGCTGGGACAGAACGTCAACTCATACCGCGATCCGGCCGGGGCGATTCCCGAGTTCGCCGACCTCCTCGCGACAGTTGCCGCAGTTCCCGGCCTGAAGCGGCTGCGGTTCACGACCTCGCACCCCAAGGATTTCAACGAACGACTGCTCCGGGTCATGATGGCTCACCCGGTGATCTGCAACCAGCTCCATCTGCCGGCGCAATCCGGCTCAACCCGCATTCTGGCGGCGATGAACCGCAAGTACACGGCTGAAGAATACCGCAACCAGGTGGCCATGATCCGGCGGGCGGAGCGATCCATCAGTCTGTCGTCCGATTTCATCGTCGGCTTTCCGGGAGAGTCGGAGCCGGATTTCGAAGAGACCGTGGCACTGCTGCGGTACGTCCGCTACGACTCGATTTTCTCGTTCATGTATTCCCCGCGTCCGGGGACGCCGGCTTTCGAGCAGCCGGATACAATTCCGCGGTCGGTCAAGCAGGCACGACTCGTTCGGCTGCAGGCGACGCAAGAGGCGATTCAGTTGGAAAACAACCGCGGTGAAATCGGCTCAATCCGGGAGGTGCTGGTGGATGGACGGGGCCGCGAACCGGGGCAACTCGCCTCCCGGACCACCGAGAACAAGATCGTCCATTTTCTAGGCGAAGCCTCCCTTGTGGGCCGTTTCTGCCGGGTGCGCATCACCGACGCCAGCGCTCACTCGCTGCGGGGTGAACGGGTGCCGGACCCCAGGGATGGCTGAATCATGCCCGGTGTGGTATCATCAAACCAGTCATAGGCGATTGCCATGGACAAGATCCGGCAGATCGAATTCTTCATCAAAGGGCTCATTTTGGACCCGGTGAACAACTCGCCGGTGGTGATCCTGCAGGACACCGCCGAGACCACGGTGCTGCCGATCTGGATCGGTGTGTTCGAAGCCAACGCCATCGCCCTGGAGATGGAGCACATCGAAGCCCCGCGCCCCATGACCCACGACCTGATCC
This DNA window, taken from Acidobacteriota bacterium, encodes the following:
- the miaB gene encoding tRNA (N6-isopentenyl adenosine(37)-C2)-methylthiotransferase MiaB, whose amino-acid sequence is MTESKTFFIRTFGCQMNVLDSEKAAGLLVSAGWRKAARPQDADLILFNTCCVREKPVQKVFSYLGQTLALKGQRPGLRVGVLGCVAQQQGLEMMNQFDGLDLVLGTRKIHRLIRHLDDLDAGRIARCVDVDMDDDPLPVEMDTILRETSFRAFVTIMEGCDNFCAYCVVPHTRGRERSRPSDRILAEIHHLVADGAVEIMLLGQNVNSYRDPAGAIPEFADLLATVAAVPGLKRLRFTTSHPKDFNERLLRVMMAHPVICNQLHLPAQSGSTRILAAMNRKYTAEEYRNQVAMIRRAERSISLSSDFIVGFPGESEPDFEETVALLRYVRYDSIFSFMYSPRPGTPAFEQPDTIPRSVKQARLVRLQATQEAIQLENNRGEIGSIREVLVDGRGREPGQLASRTTENKIVHFLGEASLVGRFCRVRITDASAHSLRGERVPDPRDG
- the pal gene encoding peptidoglycan-associated lipoprotein Pal, encoding MKLNKRLLVVGAAAILLFLGGGCKKRTPVGAPPPSQQQLAAPTITLTAQPPIIAEGASTTLNWTATNATGVTIETVGQFPPQGSTVVSPKASTTYVAVATGAGGTVSAQSRVTVTPAPVTTTTTTETPRVDETDQGLNVEQIFKNEVQDIFFEFDRAEVTAEYRDILRQNAEVLLRRLPRVSIMIEGHCDERGTEEYNLGLGDKRANSARDYLVSLGVSATRIKTISYGEERPFDPAHTEKAWAKNRRAHFVLIKP
- a CDS encoding biopolymer transporter ExbD, whose translation is MAFTNPNGRTMTSLAEINVTPLVDVMLVLLVIFMVTAPIIQAGIEVNLPRTRHVKNFNPHQQYVVSIDERSNLYFMTRQIHINDLGPALRQRLGQDLNQPIYLQADGDVRFAVVVKVMDTLREHAFTNIQIVTRPMIQQRKP
- a CDS encoding TonB C-terminal domain-containing protein, encoding MTVDDRHYHYQSLVSEGDRRKFLISSIMSHFLLVTVILVWQFAAPNGPTLTLGGGGGGGSRAIGVGLVEGLPAGQEYFKPPVTLPEPVAAPAAKPAESIMETDRPDDFLKTTRPDRKSATEKPAAPAAAAAPAPPGPVSTGDHAPGVRGGTGTGGPDGGTGHGVSIGGAGEGFYDSWYARQVEQRVGSNWLESRMGIQFSGKHRTLIQFAVSPEGRIEDIQIVESTGPEAFERSALRAVRASDPLPPLPVQYRMQRNRVRFVAIFEHPTP
- the ybgF gene encoding tol-pal system protein YbgF — translated: MKRCLSAGVLLFLMAGLAAAGAKEEYIRLQNDIMTVQNQIRMLQKSVDESGAVSKTLMEQLINQMSAVIRIVDQLNSRQEEQSRAGDENIEDLINTIRALAAKIDDQSVKIANLTRSLEATQASLEEMKSRRPKAETTPDGRQLPLPADQLYSLAYNDYIQGNFELAVQGFLDFLANYKESELADNAQYYIGDCYFNQGRHTDAVEAFSQVISLFPKGDKAPAALLKSGLAHLSLNNNPAAVDAFKNVILKYPDSPEANIAIQQLQILGVDPPARPKKR
- the recN gene encoding DNA repair protein RecN, producing the protein MLRYLHIRNIATIEDLEIEFGPGLNVITGETGSGKSILIDAVGLLAGARGSVDLIRSGENRAMVEGVFDLPEGSPVWPLLAAEGIERDDLEDGLQVRRELAAGSSGRVQVAGRLVATAFRRRLGDELLEIHGQHDCRLLLQPRYHLQLLDNYHDQRNMLRTVQELARRIAATRAELDRLVHDEQTRLQRLDLLDFQAAEIDAVHPVQGEETQLNDERRILVNAEKLFQLSTETHDLLYENEGAVLRQLGRLFHRHQEMAAIDPRLARTAETLQNVIFQLEDAAFTARDHAATVEYNENRLNEIESRLMQLDRLKRKYGPTIEAVLEYNQNVLAERERLRDSDARTTRLQQEVGELMGQYRQAADALSQARQKAARSVEREMKKHLDELDMKGTRFQVRILPIEAGDTPPTTGLDDVEFLASPNVGEELRPLHKIASGGELSRLALAIKLILRSEPDAVLIFDEIDAGIGGGTTEVVGRKLSRVAASNQCFCVTHSPHIAAQADHHLRVEKSVAGGRTFTAIQRLNQAEKIDELARMLGGVQITEITRKHARQLLGRA
- a CDS encoding single-stranded DNA-binding protein, with translation MKGLNKVMLIGRLGRDPELRYTQNGQTVAKFSVATDEVWVDKSGTKQSRVEWHNIVAWGKLAEICNQYLKKGRLVYVEGRIQTRQWEDQSGGKRSTTEIVISDMNILESRTAAAAEPAAAEYGDSTVSRDEPPVVDEPITDDDVPF
- a CDS encoding flagellar motor protein MotA, with protein sequence MATAASGGFSGGIFELIRSAGIVAQGVFLLLLIFSIFSWAIIFQKLVLFRKVERQSLSFLQLFHESSKLSEIYKRSSDFKNSPLTGVFLAGYSELNAQLTARHAPDGDAAPTLHIKSISNVERTLRKASAVELTHLERSLNWLATTGSVTPFIGLFGTVVGIIDAFHGLGQLETTSIQAVAPGIAEALYATAFGLFAAIPAVIFFNHFLSRIKHMASLLDDFTTELTNLVERNFT